The Gimesia sp. region GAAATTTGCTTCTTCCCCAGCCCCAGACTGCTTCCAGATCAACCAGTGCTCCACTGAGATTGATCAAGTTGCGTGGAAATGCTTCCTTCTTTTGATAGTGATGCTTGGTGCATGGGGGCGAGTTTACGGTCTGGGGGACCTTAGTTTATGGTTTGATGAATGTTTCTGCTGGAAGATGTCCACTTATCCTCTGTCTGAACAATGGAAACGGGCGGCTGGCGATAATCACCCTCCTTTATTTTATTTCTTTCTCAAGGCTTGGACGATGCTGGTGGGACACTCCCCCGCAGGTGTTCGTCTGCTAAGCGTGCTTTCCGGTATCGCAACTATATCAGGCACGTTTTTTCTAGTCCGCAAGATCGAAATAGACGTTCTGAAATGTTCTCCCAATGATGCTCGCGCCATTCAACCAGCCCTGTTTGCAACTTTGTTGGTTGCTCTAAGTCCGTTTCAGATTGAATGGTCACAGACAGTTCGTATGTATGCTTTGGGAGGCGCCTTCAGTGTCTGGTCGACATGGGCCTTACTCCAGGCGCTCAACTCTTCACGACCGCATGTGCGTGACTGGCTTCTCTATGGACTGCTGGCCGCTGGGTTGATTTATACGCACTATTTCGGTTTTTTCATTCTGGCCGCTCATGGAATCTACGGTGGCATACGTATTCTCAACACGTTACGGAGGGACTCTTGCGATCCTGCCGAGAAAAAACAGCTCCTGAAATATGCCCTTCTGGCATCTGTGGTCGTTGCCGTACTCTGGTTCCCCTGGCTGGATGAATTTCTTTTACAACGACAGAGAGGTCTTGAGCAAAAATGGGGACGTCCCCAAGGAATTGATCATTTTACCCGTTCCGTTTCGGAAATGTTCGGCTTGATGTGGAACCCCACAAGCGCCGAGTTGTTGCGATCACGAATTGTAACAATTTTATTTTCAGTGCTTGCCATAGTGACATTACTGCTTGGACGAAAATCGGAGCGATTGCTGGCACTGATTGTCTTTCTCTCATTCGGCCTTGCTCTGCTTTTAGGATCGGGGTCCAAAAGCCTGATAGCTTCCTGGTATTTTCTGTTTGCACATGTGTTTTTCCTTTGTGCCTTGACGATTCTGCTGTTTCGAATTCCCTCTCGTTGGCTGTCCCGCTGTGTACTGGGGGCGGTTCTAATTGGAGCTGGCTGGCAGTTCACTCAGCAGTTGATCTGGCGAGCGAGTCGCATCGAACTCCCCAGTTTTCAGGCAGCCGTCCATTACGTCGAAGCATTACGGGAGAGCGACGAACTCATATTCGTAAATGGACCGCGTGATTATGTCGCAGTCAGTCCTTATCTGCATGATTGTCAGCCCGTCTATGTAGTTGCCGACGAATGGGATTTTGTTTTTGGAACGGGTACTGCTGTAGTAGAGCGAGAGAAACACCTGACTCCCGGAGATGTATCTGTCCTGGACCAGTCGCGGGCCTGGGTTATTTTTGCCACAAATAAATCAATGAATCCTCCAGGCGTGATCATGCCTGAAGACTGGATTGACGTAACAGAAGAACGATTTAACGACTGGCGTTACGGACAAATTGTTGTCCGTCAATATGAACACCTGCCTGAATTCAGCC contains the following coding sequences:
- a CDS encoding glycosyltransferase family 39 protein, whose protein sequence is MKFASSPAPDCFQINQCSTEIDQVAWKCFLLLIVMLGAWGRVYGLGDLSLWFDECFCWKMSTYPLSEQWKRAAGDNHPPLFYFFLKAWTMLVGHSPAGVRLLSVLSGIATISGTFFLVRKIEIDVLKCSPNDARAIQPALFATLLVALSPFQIEWSQTVRMYALGGAFSVWSTWALLQALNSSRPHVRDWLLYGLLAAGLIYTHYFGFFILAAHGIYGGIRILNTLRRDSCDPAEKKQLLKYALLASVVVAVLWFPWLDEFLLQRQRGLEQKWGRPQGIDHFTRSVSEMFGLMWNPTSAELLRSRIVTILFSVLAIVTLLLGRKSERLLALIVFLSFGLALLLGSGSKSLIASWYFLFAHVFFLCALTILLFRIPSRWLSRCVLGAVLIGAGWQFTQQLIWRASRIELPSFQAAVHYVEALRESDELIFVNGPRDYVAVSPYLHDCQPVYVVADEWDFVFGTGTAVVEREKHLTPGDVSVLDQSRAWVIFATNKSMNPPGVIMPEDWIDVTEERFNDWRYGQIVVRQYEHLPEFSQMSDKKTEL